Within Claveliimonas bilis, the genomic segment AATACCGGATCCGGGCAAGAATCCGACGAAGTGAATCCGTATTTTACAATGATGTGCTCACCTTTGGTCCGCTTGTTATTGATATGGATCGACGGATAGTAAGCTATAATGGAAAAGAAGAATACTTTTCTGCTCTGCAGTTTGATATTCTTTCCTTTCTGGCTCAAAATCCCGGAAAGGTCTTTTCCTATGAACAGCTTTACGACCGCATCTGGAAAACTCCTATTGTGGGCAGCAGACACAATCTTCAGGTTACCGTTTCTACTATACGTCACAAACTTACTGCCCTTTGCAATGAAAAACAATATATAAAAACAGTATCCCGAAAAGGATACTGCTTTTCACCGCCTAAGGACCAGGATTTCTCACCGTCTTTTCCTTCTGAACAGGAAAACCAGAAGGATTCCTCCCACCACACAAACTGAAAGCACTATACCGACTCCTATCTGCAGTGACTCGGAGGGATAATTCGTATCCTCTTCTGGATTTTCCTCCCTGTCCGGGGTTTTTAGGCCTGCTTCTTTATTTTCTTCTTTGTTTTCTTCTTTTTTACCGGAAGACACACTGGAAGAGCCGGTTCCGGCGGATGCAGCATCGGAAGCGGAAGCATTGTCACTATCCGAGGCCGATGACGCTGAAACATTCCCCATTCCACTGCTTCCTCCCGGCACCTGCGTCAGCGGCGGCAACACATCCTCTCCCTCTGTAGGTCTTGTCTCTCCGCCTCTGCTGCCTTCGATACCGGTTCCCTCCATCGTGTATTCCTCTGTCAGCTCCAGGATGTCTGAATCCAGAGTTGTCCCATCCGACAGTCTTTGGCTCATTTTATAATAAGTATAACTTTCCTCTTCCAGAAGATTATATGCAGGATACCAGCTTATCTGCTCTCCTTCAGATACTTCCTGGCTTTCCAGATCGCTCCATGTTCTTTTATCATCGGAGCCTTGCAGCGTAACTGTTCCCTCCTGCGGAACAAATGCGTCCATATGAAGGATAAGGCCGCTGTTCTGATAAGTTTCTGCAAAGGCCAGGAGAAAGTAGGGATTCGTACTGGAGCCATACACCACCAGGCACCTCGGATTCTGATCTCTGAAAACAACATAATCATCCGGATAAGTACCCGTTATAACTGTGCGGACTCTTTCTTTCGGGAAGTCCGTATCTTGCCAGATCACCGGAATTGCTGTACTATCTGTCTTCCCGCTTTGATTGATCGTCACATCATCTTCAGCAGGCAGACAGGAAACCGAAAAATTTTCTTCTTCCGGAATCACAATGACCGGCATATCCTGATAGTTCTCCGCTGATGCCGCTGATACAACAGGCTTATCTGCCAGAATCATCCGGCCCTGACAGAAAAATTCGGGAAGCCCCATTCCTGTTTCTTCCCCATAGACAAAGAAAGAACCTTCTTCCTGTACAACTGCAGTATCTTCTGCCGAACCCGCCAAAATGCTGACGGAAATTAATGTCAGACTGCCCCCGGGACAAACATGGAAAATCCCTTCACTTCCTCCGGTTCCTTCCAGAGACAAAAAGGGCCACAGTTCCATCTGTCCTTTCACATAAATTGTATGTCCGGCTGTTTTCACTGTAATATTTTTCCTGTATTTTCCGTTATCATAAAGATAATTCTCATCTTCCGGTACTATAATGTCATCTGTCAATACAACAGTTCCGCCTTCGCTTCTGTGACTCTCAAGCCACTTCTTCCATTCTTCGTATGTAGCTACTGTATCATTGTCCTCCGTTTCAGAGGCATGAACATAGGCAAAATTCAGGAAAAATAATATTGTCGCAAAAACTATGACTTCTGCTATAATAACTATAACTAAATGTGGACGTTTGGCTTTCATCAATGCCATTCTTCCTTTCCAGAGAGGTAAACTGCTATGTACACAAAAAAAGTTTCTATACTGACCTGTCTGCTCCTGCTTACAGGGTTATGTGCTATCGGACTCTTTTCTCTTCTATATCGCTTTGACAACAAGTATATCATGAGGGCTTCCTTGTCACAAGAAGGTTTTTCAGTCATAAAAGGGGACTCTTCTGATCCTCACAAAATCACCTACCTGGCAGAAGGCTGGGAATTTTATCCGGATGTGGAAGCCTCTCCAGATGAACTGTCGGACTATACTTCAAAAGAAATCTATATTGGCCAATATTTTAGTTTTTCTTCCTTCCATAAGAACCATTCTCCCTATGGATCCGGTACATACCGTATTGTCCTGACCGGTAAGTCAGGTAGCTATTCTCTCCTCCTTCCGGAGGTTTTTTCAGCCTGTAATGTTTATGTAAATGGAGAACTTACTGCTTCTGCCGGCTCACTGTCCCCCTATCGTCCCTTAATCAAAGATACCATCGTAACTGTTCCCCTTGAAAACAGGCAGGCAGAAGTTGTGGTCCAGACAGCAAATCACAGTCATTATTATAGCGGCGTCACTTATCCCCCTGCTGTTGGAAGTTCGGAAGCAGTCAGCCGTCTTATCTCAGAACGCATGATCTTTTACGGCTTTCTGTGCTTTACTTCTCTGACGCTGGCTCTTTTCTCCTCCGCCGTATGGATCGGCCTGCGTCATGACCCCCGCTCCCGGGAAAACTTCTTCCTCGGTATCCTTGCGCTCTCCTTTTCTATCCGCATCTGTTATCCGTTCCTTCGGCTGGCGGGAGTCCCCCTGATCCGTCCCCTGTATGCACTGGAGGATGCCATGGCTGCTCTTGGCATCTTCTGCATCATACGGATCGTCTCTTTAGTCTGTCTGAAAAGAGGGCTTCTGTCAGATCGTATTCTTCCAGGCATCTCCCTTGGATTTGTTGCCTTAAGCGCTGCTGCTCCTATGGTAATTCTTCCTCTTCTCCCGGCCTTTGCTGCTGTTTACGGACAACTGCTTTTCTGGTATAAACTGATTATTTCCCTGTTTCTTTTCTTCCTTGTCCTTAAACATTTAACCGGCAAAAGCAGCGAAAATTTCCCTCTTCTTGCCGGAATTGGATTTTATGCCCTTTCCCTGTGTGCGCACATGCTCTGCCTTGGACGCTATGAACCTGCCCGCACCGGATGGTATGATGAGTGGGGTATTTATGGATTGATCCTGCTTTTTTCCGTCCGTATGGTTATCCACAATATTCGGATCGTCCGGGAAAATATCCGGCTGAACCGCCACCTTCAAGAAGAAGTGGAGCATAAAACCGCCTCTTTAAATTCTCTTCTGGAGGAGCGGCGTCAGCTTCTTCTGGGATTTGCCCATGATTTAAAAACTCCGATCACATCCATCACTACCTTTACGCGGCTGGTACAGATGGAGCAGCCGGATCTCAGCGACGAAACAAAACAGTATCTTGATACCATACGGCAAAAAGCAGGAGAAATGAGGGATCGGCTGGTACTGCTCCAGGAATTTTCCTATCAGGATACACCTTCCGACTTTTCTGTCATAAATCTCACGGACCTGATCCGGGAATTTTATGAGCAGAATCTGCCTGACATGGATGTATCAGGCATTCGTTTTCTGCTGCATATCTCCCCCAAAGAACCGCTTTTCGTTTATGGCGACCACATTAAACTGATCAGTCTTCTTCAGAACTTAGTTTATAATGCGGTAGGATTTGTACCTGCAGAAGGAAAGATTGAACTTTTCCTGTCCCTGAAGGATAACAATGCCTGTATCATAGTCAGGGACAATGGCAGCGGCATTGCGCCTGAAAATCTCCCCCATATATTTGAACAGTTCTTTACCCGCCGTAAAGGCGGCGAAAATGGCGGCATGGGCCTTTATATCGCCAAATCCATCACAATTGAACATGGAGGAAACATTTCTGCTTCCTCCATGCCTGACAGCGGCACTTCCTTCACTGT encodes:
- a CDS encoding response regulator transcription factor, with product MEKLLFIDDDLDFLESNRIYFTRKGYKVYQCSSPKEAWELLQNTAFDCVILDIDMPEIDGFSLCRHFREQSRAPVIFLSGFSDTESRIQSFQSGGDDFLAKPYDILELEYRIRARIRRSESVFYNDVLTFGPLVIDMDRRIVSYNGKEEYFSALQFDILSFLAQNPGKVFSYEQLYDRIWKTPIVGSRHNLQVTVSTIRHKLTALCNEKQYIKTVSRKGYCFSPPKDQDFSPSFPSEQENQKDSSHHTN
- a CDS encoding HAMP domain-containing sensor histidine kinase; the encoded protein is MYTKKVSILTCLLLLTGLCAIGLFSLLYRFDNKYIMRASLSQEGFSVIKGDSSDPHKITYLAEGWEFYPDVEASPDELSDYTSKEIYIGQYFSFSSFHKNHSPYGSGTYRIVLTGKSGSYSLLLPEVFSACNVYVNGELTASAGSLSPYRPLIKDTIVTVPLENRQAEVVVQTANHSHYYSGVTYPPAVGSSEAVSRLISERMIFYGFLCFTSLTLALFSSAVWIGLRHDPRSRENFFLGILALSFSIRICYPFLRLAGVPLIRPLYALEDAMAALGIFCIIRIVSLVCLKRGLLSDRILPGISLGFVALSAAAPMVILPLLPAFAAVYGQLLFWYKLIISLFLFFLVLKHLTGKSSENFPLLAGIGFYALSLCAHMLCLGRYEPARTGWYDEWGIYGLILLFSVRMVIHNIRIVRENIRLNRHLQEEVEHKTASLNSLLEERRQLLLGFAHDLKTPITSITTFTRLVQMEQPDLSDETKQYLDTIRQKAGEMRDRLVLLQEFSYQDTPSDFSVINLTDLIREFYEQNLPDMDVSGIRFLLHISPKEPLFVYGDHIKLISLLQNLVYNAVGFVPAEGKIELFLSLKDNNACIIVRDNGSGIAPENLPHIFEQFFTRRKGGENGGMGLYIAKSITIEHGGNISASSMPDSGTSFTVSLPIFHKTDQI